From Chloroflexota bacterium, the proteins below share one genomic window:
- a CDS encoding glutaredoxin family protein: MSKHVVVYGRTSFCPDLARSQRFLAANNVAYTQINIDQDAEAGALVEEWVGHRSVPTIVIAEAGSNLPFEEPAPLPAGRQARSYDRGTVITEPSDEALTGFLKRNGLLS, encoded by the coding sequence GTGAGTAAACATGTCGTCGTGTATGGCCGAACGAGTTTTTGCCCGGATTTAGCTCGTTCGCAGCGTTTTTTGGCCGCTAACAACGTGGCCTACACCCAGATCAATATCGATCAAGATGCCGAGGCTGGCGCTTTGGTTGAGGAGTGGGTTGGCCATCGCAGTGTGCCCACAATTGTGATTGCCGAAGCAGGCAGCAATTTGCCTTTCGAAGAGCCAGCACCCTTGCCAGCAGGCCGCCAAGCCCGCTCGTATGATCGTGGCACGGTGATTACTGAGCCAAGCGATGAGGCCTTAACGGGCTTCTTGAAGCGCAACGGTTTGTTGAGTTAA